The window TCAGTAGTTCTTTGAGACAAAATACTTTGATGAAGctagaggtcagaggaggatgGACAGACTGGTTAAAAGACAAGAGTTCTTCAAATAAACACTGGTGACAGCCAAAGTCTGTGTAGGTAGAACATCTCTGAACTTCAACTAGTCAACCTCACGGAAAACCGCATCAAGCATGACTTCTGACAGCTAAGAACAGGGAACAGGCTCTCATTCACACAGGATCAGCAAAAGATAAacacagaagacagaaaaagagacatttcctcATTTCATGAGCCTTGATTTCTTCTGCCACAGTCAGAATTCGAGCGTAGACAACATGAGATCTTCGATCTTGGATTAACCGCAGTCTGCCTGCGTACAGGTGTGTCTGCGTACCTGGTGCTCCCCTGTTTGTACATGTCGATGATATTTTCCACCAGCAGGTTCCTCTGCAGTCCGTAAACTCCATGTCGGTCCAGAATAACCTCGTGCCGACAGGACGGGCAGCGGAAGCGGCCTCCAGACGCCACAGTGGTGCCGCTTCGCGTCGACAGGTACGGGTTGGAGGCCTGCAGAGCGGAGGAAGGACAAACCAAAGGAAGGTTTTCGCTTGACTGAATCAACAATCTGTTCATGCAGGTGATATGCAGGGCATTGAGTACTGAGAGCACGATGAGTTCATAACGCCACGACCTTTTGCTCATGAGGAGACAAACCCAGAGGGATTAGATGAAttgtgaaaagagaaagaatcATCTCCACCACACTTCATCTATATTCACATTGTTTGCTCCTCTGTTTAGTATCTTGTGTTCAACTGGACGTTGGTGAAGGAGAGACTTTTAATGAAGGGTTTCTGAGAGCGAGAATTTTCTAAGGAGAGTTCTGGTAGCTACACTGTTTACTTCGTCTCCTCCTGGAGAAATATCTGAAAGCTGTCTGGACAGGAGAGGccctgctgcgttcagggacagtCTGTTTATTTTAAGTCTGGTCAACagtcaacgtgtgtgtgtgtgtgtgtgtgtgtgtgtgtgtgtgtgtgtgtgtgtgtgtgtgtgtgtgtgtgtgttacagttcTTGTTTTTGGGTGATCCTGCCTGAAGCCCTTTGTTAACGTCTGTCTTCTCATGTCtgtttttcacctgctgcatttCTGAAtctgtgttattttgtttttaaactgacttgtgacattttaaagagACAGAGTGAAGTGACTACTTTACTTATGAGTCAGTTAGGCTGTAGACTGTTACCAAAATACTAATGTTTGTATCAAAGGTTATCATAATAGGTTGAAACAACCTGAGTCTGAAATGAGCGCTGAAGAACACATGAGAGTCGAATTAACTGAGACCTAAACAAGAAAGAGTTAAAACAAGAAAGCATGACTGTAAAATAGTCATTGTTCACCAAAATACGTTTGTTTAATTTAATAATAACCTTGAAAGTAGTTCCTATAAAAGCCACTATTCAGGAAGTCCTTGAACACATCACCAAGACCAGGctccatgtgtgttttcagtgtgtgttgctcaCCTGGAACACGTCATTGGCACACTTGCGGCAGAGGTTGTGCTGGCAGGGCAGGATCACCACCGGCTTGGTGAACATCTCCAGGCAGATGGGACAGATGAGCTGCTTCTCCAGGCTCTCCATGATGTCCCGCGGACGCCCAAAGCTTGCTCAGAAGGAGCGGGAGGACTGGATAGCTGTCCCAGCGGAGAAACGTAGTGAATGAAgtccagcagcggcggcagatCAGAGTTTGAGGCCTGcgagcagcagactgaacacTCGTGCTGTTTTTAGACAGGCAGACGTCAGCCGTTGCCAGGCCGACATGCCCTTATatgtcaaaggtcagagggaggcatgagagggaggagagggtggagaAGTAGTTCACAGATCATTAAAGGGACGGTCCAAAGTTTTagtgacgaagaggaggacgTAGCTCCTTCTACTGGTCAACACTCATAACCTGGGAGCCATTTGCTAGAGAAGCATCTGTTTCCTGTTGGATGTTGGCCTAATCAGAATTAATAGATTACAGCAGCAAGAGAAAGTTTGAGAATTCCTTGAAATCTCTAAGTGGTAAATATGAGTTGGTGATAAAACAAGATCAGATCTACATCTGAATCACAAGTATTAATAAACACAGAAGACACTTTTAAGCATGATAGCTGCTGTCCTGCCTGCACATCATGCACAGTACTGGTGGAAAAAGAAATAGGACTTCAAGGATAATGGTTGAAAACTGCTAAAACAAGCATGAAAAGACAGTGGCATAAGAGGGAGGATCAGTTTCAGTTGCTTTGAAGACACCATCGATGAAAATCCAGAAGGTCATTTATTAAGAAGATGCTATGATATTGCAAAGCCACCAGGTGATGAatcacacacaggtgagagagATCAGGGTGGGGAGCAGCAACGGGGAAGTCAAGGAGTGCTGACGTGAAGGCAATGCTCCCAAACACAGTTTATATAATACCTGTTCATTTTAGCTCATGTTTCCACCAACACTGAATATCACTGTTCATAAAGGCATGAAACATTATAATTGTTTTTTGTGGCATTGGATTAAgcactttgtatttttcttgtgACTTAGATGTTGAGCAGATCAGTTTATGTTCCTGCAGAATGTATATGAACCCATCTGACCCTGACTGACGATGCCATGTCACCGAAGAAGTCTTCCCATTTTTATTTCAGGTCACAAATCACATAAATACAAACAGACTCCAAACAAAATGTTATTTACATCAGCTCATGTATGATTTCATCTGTAATCACTGTGTGAACAGTCAGGAGGTTTATACTGTCATTTCAAGCTCCAACTCCACTTCCAACAGTCAACCAGAGCATTAGGCGGATGGAAATAGAAGAATGACAGAAAAGCTTCTGAAATATATGCGCTGAGGTTTGTAACAGTCTGACATTTTAGAAactcagaagaagaaacacaaagccACACCCAGTGAGTGAACGTTGTCAGTTCTGGTCAGTCTCACAGATGTGGAGTGTTGTTGAATCTCATCTCCATATTAAAGATTCGAATCATGTGGTCACTCAAGCTAAAGTCGGCTTTTTGTGTAATTCAGAGCCTTCAGAATTTCACTCAATGTCAGACTGTTGCTTAACGACTTTTAGAATAAACTGCTGAATgaaatcagctgcagcaggttcaCATCCGTCGTCTCACAGCCATCATCAAAGCTGTTCTGTTTGCTGAGAGCTTCATGTGTAGGTGTCTCCATATCTGCGGTGTCCATCGGTGATCAGCTGTGTCTTCTCACTGGCGTTAGTCGGCTGCTGGATGATCGGAGCTTCAAcatctgcagagaaacaaagagcATCAAGGGAAAACAATCAAGTTTAATTGAAAATCATCTTTTGACTGCTAATACCTTCCAGTTGCAAGGTCTTTGCTCTGGCCTctgtcaaataaaatgtaatcaaaCTGGGCCGCATGATGGTGTATCAGCACTCTGGCCTCACAGGTTTATCCCCTTAcgaaacaaaaatatatttctcaATACATAAAATCATGATATATTTAAGGTCTATTCATATACTAAGAACATTGATTAtttaatatattattatatatgtCTTCTTCATATATTGCACTCATTTTCCATATACTGCAATATATGGCAAAATACTGCAATTATTGCCGTTTTCATATATTGAACAAATACATATTATATTGTTAAATGTATTGAAAAATAGTCCACATCATATATTATTATATACTTGAGAAAGAACTGTACTTATATGAAGACATACATGTAAAATTATATTGGATAATATAACTTACTGTTCAAGAAAATATAATCAGATTTATACAGGACAGTATATTGATTTATATGAAATAATATATTCAATTATATTTAGAATCATTGTATTTATTGGAAATATAACAAATCAAATGTACATCTGTcatatatttcaaaatattcaaTAATACATTGAAATAGTTTACATAATCTTAACAGTTTTATGACAAACATTCGTTGTTTTCCAAATGATGGCAACAGAACTAAGAATATACAAAAATActtccaaaaaataaaatatttaaaaaataaataaaatatttacaataactGTCTTTCACTGTAATGAAATTAAACAGTCTccagtgcaaaaacaaaaatacttccaaaataaaagatttACAATAACTGTCCTTCACTGTAAtgtaataaaacacagaaacactgaacaacCAAATAACAGGACAACAGTCCTTTAGTGCAGTTCTATAAATGCCACATTAATTCTGAAAACCACTCTTCCTTAGCATGTCCCTCAGTTTTCCTtggactttttcttttcctggtgTCTCAACTCACAGATCCTTTTGTTTAAGGATGTGCGTATGTCAGAAATCTTCACCCCTGGGTGTTTCTGAACAACTGCATCTGtaaaagataaaataagaaAGACATCGACAAAGTCAGCCTCTGTTGCAAAGAAAGATAAGGTGGAACCCAGTCACAGTTGATTGTACTGAAGTATTTTGGTCAGTAAGAGCACCTGTACTATGTGTTACTGTACTGGGTATTGGAGCCCTTCTAAGGTTATTACAGGAGACTCATTCAATaccaataaaatattttaatgtattctAATCAGATCCAGAAATTGCTTTTTATCTAAAAGAATGTCAAAGCTGTTCAAGCCTTTTATTCGTCCATCTGTTGTGTACACTTCAGTACAAAAGTGTGTATTACCCTTTACCATATCACAATAACTTTGCAATATAAATTAGTTAAAATACTTTGTTACTGTCTTACCAAGTAAAGCTTTAAGTTTCTTGGGATCCAGAGGCTGGCGTCTTTCTGCAGACGGATTGACCTTATTGACCCCTCCTGTCAGGTTAGACATAAGCAGGACGTCGGTGCTGAACAGGCCCAGCAGGAGGGTGCGGGCCATTCCTTGGGCTGTGGGTTGTGCCTTAGCAGTTTCCCAACAATGGACAGACACTTCAGTGCAGCCATCGGTACCCAGTTTCACCTAATCAATTATAAAAGCgaaagacaaacacaagaataaaaaacaaagagcatcaCCAGTCACagaatgtttttaatttctcatGACGAAAATGTCCTTACTGATGTTGGTTTGGGAGGTGATGGTAGAGCAACACTGGGCTCAGATTCGCTTTCAGCTTCATAGCTTGAGCTCTCTGCAACCTTCTCTGAAATAAGGGTATTCACAGCAGCCAAAAGTGATGGAATTTCTGGAAAATAAGGCCCAGCCGATTAACCACAACATGACTCCAAGCTAGATGTAAATACATAAcctaaaagaaaatataaatgtaaacAAAATATACCTATGCTCATTTGTGGTGTCTGACAGTGAAAAAACTGTGTTAGTGAGGGCTTCTGAAGGCATTACAGGTATTCTGCTACACCAATTTTGCCTCAGTAGACCGTTGTGGCAAACCCTGCTCCAGTGTTACTGGAGAAACCCTATAGTACATTTGTAATTTTCCCTAAAATGTAGACAGCTATATCTTTAAGAATTCCACCAAAAATGAGTAGACTGCTTTCAAtctaaaagaataataataacaataataataaaaaacagatAGATACCTTTAATTGCCATGTTGCGCAGCCGAGTGTTCTCCTTATGCAAAGCCTTGACTTGCATCTCAAGTTCTTTACTGGCTGGAGAGGATCGTGCACTCTGCAGGTCTCGGAGTCTGTTAATCTCTTCTCTGAGGGCCCCGTTCTCTTCTGCTAAGGCCTCCGAGGACGTCGCCACTGGTGTGAGGTCAGGGTGATCCTGGGCAAGAACTTCTAGCTCTGACTGCCTTGCAGCTTTGAGTTTGTAGTTTTTCTGTTGggcaaagaaagaagaaagagaaggaggaggattagggagaagaagaagaaaaaaaaatagtaataacCTTCTTCGGTCCCTAAGGGTTTGACAAGTCTGGCttacaatgaatgaaatgaaacatgaatgaaacaacaacatgaatgaAACAGTAACACTGGCAGAAATGTAAATACATTCTCAAAATATCTACCACCAAAATAACCCTATTACCTTTTTTGAAACCGGTTCTAcagtttcctcctctttttcatcAAGAAAAAGTTTGTTGGGTACCCTCAGTCTTTTCTTGCTTTTAGGCAGGATCTCTTGCAAGAGTTTTCGCTCCACAGTGCGAAGTGTCGACTCCTTATCTGTTGGTTGACAGACTTTAATGCCTACCTGGCTTACATGATATCAAATAGTGTATTTTACTGTCCACTTTTGTGCTTTTGCAATTTTTATATTACCTACCCCCTCCAGCGTAATGCTTTTAACACATCTCTTTATTTATAGCATGCTAAATGTTGCTGAAACGTGAAGTAGGTATCAgtcacaactttttaaaaagagtttAATTAATGTTTCACGGTTAACTAATGGCAAGAGTCCCGATTTAAAGTTTTCAACGGTTATCTGTGATTATCCCGGAGCTCATACACGAACGCTACTCAACTGCTATCATGACTAATAGggaataagaagaaaaaaaattagcacTGCACTTACCTGCCAACTGCACAATGTAGGCTGGTTCGACAGGCCATCCATCCGCAGGCTTCTTGCCACCCATGATGCGGCACTCGACAAGATACTCCTTCTGAGAGTTCAACTTTTCAGGGTGGAAGTCTACTATCCAGCGCACGGGGACGATGCTCAATGCATCTTTATCCTTCCCCTTTGCCCAGCTAACAAGCGCAAACTTcatctttcttttatttccaagagtgtctggctgcagacctctACTCTCAGCCGGCTAACGGCTGCTCCACTGTGAAGCGGAAGCCACCTCCACTGTGGGACGGAAGTGACATAATCtactttttttcagtattaAACGTCTGATTGGCTCTTctacctccagctcctcctccagctggacccctctcttttttctctctctctctcttggcaCGTATTCTGCCATTCCATAAACCATTGCGGTTCAGGTCGtcattgtagtttttttttggttttttttgctcTTGATTGCTCatgatataaaaagaaaaaaaaatacttcaagaGGAAgatgtcttcattttttgatCCTGTTGATGATAATGTATCATATCTGTCACCCACATTTTACTCTATGTAAATCAATACGTAAAATAATGATTGTCATTCAAAATCTGATTTGAGTTGGAGTATTGTTGATGAAGCTCTGTAAATAAtgtaatgcacacacacacacacacacacacacacacacacacacacacacacacacatatagagcaggattactattgcaacaacacgtcatcagtagggtaaaactaacctgtctcacgactatgtgtgtgtgcgtgtgtgtgtgtgtgtgtgtgtgtgtgtgtgtgtgtgtgtgtgtgtgtgtgtgtgtgtgtgtgtatgtgtgtgtatgtgtatgtatgtatatatacatatattcatatattttcaaTTACATAGCAACATGGGGGTGGCAGCCTAATGCTACATATATATGTAGCAATAGGCTGCCACCCCCATGTTTCTACATATTTTCAAATATATGGCAATCTTTCAAATATATTGAGATGTACTTCCTAATATATTGCAATGCAAATTGTagtatattgcaatatattttTGTTTCGTAAGGGTCCTTAGTTtctttctgagtgtgtgaatTTTGAAAGAGACCATATCGTTACTCTTGGGTAGATTTGTTGTGCAGCACAGTAGAACACAAACATGAGCATCTAATCAGGATTTCTCATCATGGCAAATTAAATCCTGAATACCATCAATATGCCAATATAAGAACCTGTCTCCAGTTTCCTTCCTCTGACTCTTAGGACTTCTGTCTCTGAATTGATCATCGGTTTAAATGTGGtcgtgtgtctttctgtgtttgccttgtgGAAGACTGGTGACCTGTGTGACCTTTGCCCTCAGCCACTCTCTGCATTCCTGCTTCCATGAAGAGAAGTCTATATAGTATACAAAAATATGAACaatagaaaacaataaaaaacaaataaaaaaaaatgtgtgaaacaagAAGACTATTCAAACAAGACTTCCTGTCATCTCACCATCAGTGTCATTACGtatttcctcctccaggtcGTCTGGGGACACGTagtctggctccgccccctcgccGGTGGGCATCGGCTTGAGCTTCCCGCAGCAGcagttgcagcagcagcagaggcagcagcagcagtagcaccCGGTCAGGACCCCGCAGACCAGGAACAGACCCTGTCACATTAACCCGCCGTCAGACCGCCTCGCCTCGTCATTTCTGTTCAACCTGCCGCTGTTTAAGCCCCGCCCTCTTCCCCACCTTGGCCCACCAGGTGGACAGCATGAAGTAAGTGTTGACGTTGTCCTCTCCGAACTGCTGGGCCACGTAGAGTCCCAGCGATCCATACGAGTCGTAGATGTTCCTCTTGGTGAGGTCGGACAGGACGGCGTGGGCGCTGTTCAGTTCCTTGAACTTCTCCGCTGCCTCCGGGTTGTCGGGGTTTTTGTCAGGATGGTACCGCAGCGCCAgcttcctgaaaacacacaggggGTTTAACAGTCACCACCTGTGGTACAGCGCTCCAAAACAGACCATCGAACGGCTGCTGAATGAAACccggactgcagcagctggtttcaCACGTTGACATGTCACAgccgctctgctgctctcaccTGTAGGACTTCTTGATTTCCTCATGGCTACAGCCTTTCTCCAGGCCCAGGATCTGGTACAGAGACTCTCCAGAAGTGGACAAAGTTCGCTGTTTTCCCTCAGACATCCTGACACCATCACCTGTCAGAGGTGGACGGACGTCTCACAGGTCAACACTCTCTATCAGATATCAGACACAGTGAAAACTCCTGGACATCTGTTTGGTTCCTTCTTTTCAAGATGGTTTTAACTGCTACTATGAGACTAAAATAATGCAAGAGTGGTCTTTCTTGGTAAAAAAttagtttttctcatttgtaaAGTGACTCAACTACTTCCTATATAAGTAACTGTAATGCCGGGTAACACTGAGAGTAAATGTGAACTTAACATTGTCACAGACTCGCttttaaaaacccaaatgaCCAGCTATTGTTGATAAAACACATCATTTAACCCATCAATACtacaggaataaaaaaatcagtttccaTTTCTTGGGAATATgcattggttggttggttggctgattGATTACTGTTCTTGGAATAATATCAGACTTGAGCATCAGATTTCAGGATGAAAGTCTCACCTTCTACTTCAAACTTCCTCTTGAACCTACTCCACTGATTTCTCACGTAGCTGCCATCACACGATTTCCCACCACTATGTATGttatttcaactttaaataTCAGTGGGTGAAATTCAGCTTTATCAATCTATATATGTGGGAATGGTTAAGAAAAATTAAAGACACTTTTTCTGTTGAATGTTGCAGCTGTGTACCTGGCAGTCTCAATCCAGATCTTAAACATTCTGACTGTTATTACTGTACTACAGTCCATTAACTACTGAAATTTTGTACCAAATTCTAACCCaaaactgaattgaatcaaCTCAGGATCATCTCCTTTGTCAGGTTGAAGAGTTTTGTACTGTTAAGAAGTTCCTGAGTTTTTATACAAAAACCAATTGGATCTGAAGATAACTGCTGCTTCCCAGTTTAGCTACAATGGaacacaaatataaaacaaGAACATGTTGCAGAAACACAACTTTGTGAGATATGAGATGAAACCAGAGAAGATATGTTGTTTCAGCAAGAAAAGCAGACTTGGATCTATgtgattttgagaaaaaaatggaagaaatcaGAGGCCCTTGGTGATCTGTGGCCCCTGAGCTGCTGGTGATCTGTGAAGAGGAACTCATCCTGGGCCTGACATCATGCTGACACCATCTCTCTGCAGCATCTCgttgattacacacacacacacac of the Salarias fasciatus chromosome 18, fSalaFa1.1, whole genome shotgun sequence genome contains:
- the LOC115405256 gene encoding dnaJ homolog subfamily C member 5, whose product is MSEGKQRTLSTSGESLYQILGLEKGCSHEEIKKSYRKLALRYHPDKNPDNPEAAEKFKELNSAHAVLSDLTKRNIYDSYGSLGLYVAQQFGEDNVNTYFMLSTWWAKGLFLVCGVLTGCYCCCCLCCCCNCCCGKLKPMPTGEGAEPDYVSPDDLEEEIRNDTDDVEAPIIQQPTNASEKTQLITDGHRRYGDTYT